Proteins encoded together in one Bacteroidota bacterium window:
- a CDS encoding tyrosine-type recombinase/integrase produces MLTNLQCSQAKPKDKSYKLAAGRGLYLEVMPNGSKYWRMKYRFAGKEKRLALGVYPETSLKEADEKCTAARKLLEQHIDPMQAKQSAKLFAEKKAGDTFEVVAREWHETFKLKWTERHAKTVLHRLERDIFPRIGFMPILDVRPSHIISALEKVQKRGAVEPAHRLRQYCSQIFRYAIIYERALINPAAEIGMVLKPVVKSHYACLEIKEIPSLLFALNYNNARLHHDTRQAIRLLMLTFVRTKELIEAKWDEVDFDNKQWVIPPERMKMRNEHIVPLSRQAIEILMDLKERNGTHAWIFPGHHSPRKHMSNNTVLKGLERLGFKGRMTGHGFRALAMSTIKEKLGYRHEVVDRQLAHAPKSLVDRAYDRAKFLDERTKMMQDWANYLAKS; encoded by the coding sequence ATGCTAACGAATCTTCAATGTAGCCAGGCAAAACCTAAGGATAAATCTTACAAACTCGCGGCAGGGCGGGGTTTGTACTTAGAAGTCATGCCTAACGGCAGTAAATATTGGCGCATGAAATACCGCTTTGCTGGTAAGGAAAAGCGGTTGGCATTGGGTGTTTACCCTGAAACTTCTTTAAAAGAAGCTGATGAGAAGTGTACGGCAGCCCGGAAATTGCTGGAACAGCATATAGATCCTATGCAGGCAAAGCAAAGCGCCAAGCTCTTTGCCGAAAAGAAAGCCGGAGATACGTTTGAGGTCGTAGCCCGTGAGTGGCATGAAACCTTTAAACTTAAGTGGACAGAGCGGCATGCAAAGACTGTATTACATAGGCTTGAACGGGATATTTTTCCGCGAATTGGTTTTATGCCGATTTTGGATGTCAGGCCATCACACATTATTTCTGCTTTAGAAAAGGTTCAAAAACGCGGAGCGGTTGAACCTGCGCACCGCTTGCGGCAATACTGCTCTCAGATATTTCGCTATGCTATTATTTATGAAAGAGCATTAATAAACCCCGCTGCGGAAATAGGTATGGTTTTAAAACCTGTTGTTAAATCACATTATGCCTGCCTTGAAATAAAAGAAATTCCAAGCCTGCTATTTGCTCTAAACTATAATAATGCCCGTCTTCACCATGACACCCGGCAGGCTATACGTCTGCTTATGCTCACTTTCGTTCGCACTAAGGAGTTAATCGAGGCAAAATGGGATGAAGTTGATTTCGACAATAAACAGTGGGTTATACCGCCCGAACGTATGAAAATGCGTAACGAACACATAGTACCTTTGTCACGGCAGGCGATTGAAATCCTTATGGACTTGAAGGAGCGAAATGGAACGCATGCATGGATATTTCCCGGCCACCATTCACCCCGGAAGCATATGAGCAATAATACAGTATTAAAAGGGTTGGAGCGGCTTGGGTTTAAAGGTCGCATGACCGGGCATGGCTTTAGGGCACTTGCCATGAGTACTATAAAAGAAAAATTAGGCTACAGGCATGAAGTAGTTGATCGGCAGCTTGCTCATGCGCCTAAAAGTCTGGTTGATCGTGCTTATGATCGAGCAAAATTTCTAGACGAGCGTACTAAGATGATGCAGGACTGGGCCAATTATCTTGCAAAAAGTTAA
- a CDS encoding AlpA family phage regulatory protein codes for MTNSLPEIGFVRINEILKVFPVGKSSWWAGVKDGRFPQPVKLGPKTTAWRAQDIHALLDDIGQK; via the coding sequence ATGACTAATTCCTTACCTGAAATTGGATTTGTGAGAATAAATGAAATTTTAAAAGTCTTTCCGGTAGGCAAATCTTCATGGTGGGCTGGCGTAAAAGATGGGCGTTTTCCACAGCCTGTAAAACTTGGTCCTAAAACCACAGCATGGCGTGCTCAGGATATTCATGCTTTACTTGATGATATAGGACAAAAATAG
- a CDS encoding AlpA family phage regulatory protein → MSDTIKDILQQLSISDGNQFLAALHIQMNGFLDEETIEKVTGLSSEQIYRMCLRGEFPQKQIIYGNIMGWRVRDIQHWLEKNYSTQYSVVNGND, encoded by the coding sequence ATGAGCGATACTATTAAGGATATTTTGCAGCAACTATCAATCAGTGACGGCAACCAATTTTTGGCCGCACTGCATATTCAGATGAATGGCTTTCTTGATGAAGAAACTATTGAAAAAGTGACAGGTCTGTCCTCGGAACAAATATATCGTATGTGTCTTAGAGGCGAGTTTCCCCAAAAGCAAATTATTTACGGAAACATAATGGGCTGGCGTGTAAGAGATATTCAGCATTGGCTGGAAAAGAATTATTCAACGCAATACAGTGTGGTAAACGGAAATGACTAA
- a CDS encoding ArdC family protein, whose product MNITMTTQTTETKKRPIDEARERLKLLSLEVADLVEAGTFLTINDAIVETLYKSDAHRQFKSYQQWRKEGYQVQKGEKAFLLWARPKEIQRPIEDGKTAEELDELMKFFPLAYLFSNAQVDPVGEPVEVPEAEPPATLHKFSLEPLEY is encoded by the coding sequence TTGAATATAACCATGACAACACAAACAACAGAAACCAAAAAACGACCGATTGACGAAGCTCGTGAACGCCTGAAACTTCTTAGCCTCGAAGTGGCCGACCTTGTGGAGGCAGGTACGTTCTTAACCATTAATGACGCAATAGTTGAAACGCTTTATAAAAGCGACGCACACCGCCAGTTTAAAAGCTATCAGCAATGGAGAAAAGAAGGCTACCAGGTACAGAAGGGAGAGAAAGCCTTTTTACTATGGGCGCGGCCAAAAGAAATTCAGCGGCCAATCGAGGACGGCAAAACTGCCGAAGAGCTTGACGAGCTTATGAAGTTTTTTCCGCTGGCTTACTTGTTTTCAAATGCGCAGGTTGACCCGGTAGGTGAGCCAGTCGAAGTGCCGGAAGCAGAACCACCCGCTACGCTTCACAAGTTCAGCTTGGAGCCTTTGGAGTATTAA